In Solidesulfovibrio sp., the following proteins share a genomic window:
- the argJ gene encoding bifunctional glutamate N-acetyltransferase/amino-acid acetyltransferase ArgJ: protein MTSPVIPLPKGFSFATAAAGFKYATGRDDLALIASQPPAVAAGVFTKNLFQAAPVTVARETLQASGGHARAILINAGQANACTGDAGLADCRATLALVAGATDLSPEEILPASTGVIGARLKMDKWKAAVPQLAASLGQASPVAAAKAIMTTDSFPKIAWGTLATDAGEVRVLGMAKGAGMIAPNMATMIGVLLCDAKVGSLWWQEAVAAAADRSFNSITVDGDTSTNDCVLALANGASEVVIDSAEGRQALLAVMIEVCQALSFMLIQDAEGGTKILRIKVQGAASHAEAELAARAVGNSPLVKTAFFGRDANWGRIVAALGRSGASFAPGDVSVRIGGVPVFVKGMPVAEDLDALLSPHMRRGEISLDVELGKGPGRYLLLASDLTYDYVKINADYRS, encoded by the coding sequence ATGACCTCTCCCGTGATCCCGCTTCCCAAGGGATTTTCCTTCGCCACCGCCGCCGCCGGCTTCAAGTACGCCACCGGCCGCGACGACCTGGCGCTCATCGCCAGCCAGCCCCCGGCCGTGGCCGCCGGCGTGTTCACCAAGAACCTCTTCCAGGCCGCCCCGGTGACCGTGGCCCGGGAAACGCTCCAGGCCTCGGGCGGCCATGCCCGGGCCATCCTTATCAACGCCGGCCAGGCCAACGCCTGCACCGGCGACGCCGGCCTGGCCGACTGCCGGGCCACCCTGGCCCTCGTGGCCGGGGCCACAGACCTCTCGCCCGAGGAGATCCTGCCGGCCTCCACCGGCGTCATCGGGGCGCGGCTCAAAATGGACAAATGGAAGGCCGCCGTGCCGCAACTGGCGGCGAGCCTCGGCCAGGCCTCGCCCGTGGCCGCGGCCAAGGCCATCATGACCACGGATTCCTTCCCGAAGATCGCCTGGGGCACCCTGGCCACCGACGCCGGCGAGGTGCGCGTGCTCGGCATGGCCAAGGGCGCCGGCATGATCGCCCCCAACATGGCCACCATGATCGGCGTGCTGCTGTGCGACGCCAAGGTCGGGTCGCTGTGGTGGCAGGAGGCCGTGGCCGCCGCCGCCGACCGCAGCTTCAACAGCATCACCGTGGACGGCGACACCTCCACCAACGACTGCGTCCTGGCCCTGGCCAACGGCGCCTCGGAGGTGGTCATCGACTCGGCCGAGGGCCGGCAAGCCCTGCTCGCCGTCATGATCGAGGTCTGCCAGGCGCTTTCCTTCATGCTCATCCAGGACGCCGAGGGCGGCACCAAGATCCTGCGCATCAAGGTGCAGGGCGCGGCCTCCCACGCCGAGGCCGAGTTGGCCGCCCGGGCCGTGGGCAACTCCCCCCTGGTCAAGACGGCCTTTTTCGGCCGCGACGCCAACTGGGGCCGCATCGTGGCCGCGCTGGGCCGGTCCGGGGCGAGTTTCGCCCCGGGCGACGTCTCGGTGCGCATCGGCGGGGTGCCGGTGTTCGTCAAGGGCATGCCCGTGGCCGAGGACCTGGACGCGCTGCTCTCGCCGCACATGCGCCGGGGCGAGATCAGCCTGGACGTGGAGCTCGGCAAGGGGCCCGGCCGCTACCTGCTGTTGGCCTCGGACCTGACCTACGACTACGTCAAGATCAACGCCGACTACCGTTCCTAA
- a CDS encoding HD domain-containing protein, translating to MTSPDIGTVDMSDRDRLTRLADFLFEAGMLRKTPRTGYQFLGSGAENVAEHSFRAALIGFVLAGRAGADPLRTMALCLFHDLPEARTGDFNYVNKLYNTCDSRRALADALAGTGLSATVLALHDELEAAATAEAALAQDADQIDLIANLKEELDLGNRYAAAWIEAAMERLRTEAGRELARAVATTDHAEWWFNGPDRRWWNRKNGASAAEAAGPGASEEGR from the coding sequence ATGACTTCCCCCGATATCGGCACCGTGGACATGAGCGACCGGGACCGGCTGACGCGGCTGGCGGATTTTCTGTTCGAGGCCGGCATGCTGCGCAAGACGCCGCGCACCGGCTACCAGTTCCTGGGCTCGGGCGCGGAAAACGTGGCCGAGCACAGCTTCCGCGCGGCGCTGATCGGCTTCGTCCTGGCCGGCCGGGCCGGGGCCGACCCCCTAAGGACCATGGCCCTGTGCCTGTTTCACGACTTGCCCGAGGCCCGCACCGGCGACTTCAACTACGTCAACAAGCTCTACAACACCTGCGACAGCCGCCGGGCCCTGGCCGACGCCCTGGCCGGCACCGGGCTGTCCGCCACGGTCCTGGCCCTGCACGACGAACTGGAGGCGGCCGCGACCGCCGAGGCGGCCCTGGCCCAGGACGCGGACCAGATCGACCTCATCGCCAACCTGAAAGAGGAGCTCGACCTGGGCAACCGCTACGCCGCCGCCTGGATCGAGGCGGCCATGGAACGGCTGCGCACCGAGGCCGGCCGGGAGCTGGCCAGGGCCGTGGCCACCACCGACCATGCCGAATGGTGGTTCAACGGGCCGGACAGGCGGTGGTGGAACCGCAAGAACGGCGCTTCCGCTGCGGAGGCGGCCGGCCCCGGGGCGTCCGAGGAGGGGCGGTGA
- a CDS encoding metallophosphoesterase family protein, producing the protein MRVAVLSDSHLGAPSAWFEAVYARHLAPADRVYHCGDHAGVGLWAYLLQHPGFEAVAGNSDGYDLAAQLPPLLERDLCGQRLAVTHGWGPRPGLAARIAKAFAGRYDLVFFGHSHAAEDTRLGGLRLINPGALQPGGSLALLECEEGTGIRSVRFVSV; encoded by the coding sequence ATGCGCGTCGCCGTCCTTTCCGATTCCCACCTGGGCGCGCCGAGCGCCTGGTTCGAGGCCGTCTACGCCAGGCACCTCGCTCCGGCCGACCGCGTCTACCACTGCGGCGACCATGCCGGGGTCGGCCTGTGGGCCTACCTGCTCCAGCATCCGGGCTTCGAGGCCGTGGCCGGCAATTCCGACGGGTACGACCTGGCCGCCCAGTTGCCGCCGCTTTTGGAGCGCGACCTGTGCGGGCAGCGCCTGGCCGTCACCCATGGCTGGGGGCCGCGGCCGGGCCTGGCCGCGCGCATCGCCAAGGCCTTCGCCGGGCGCTACGACCTGGTCTTTTTCGGCCACTCCCACGCCGCCGAGGATACGCGCCTGGGCGGCCTGCGCCTGATCAACCCGGGCGCCCTGCAACCCGGCGGCTCCCTGGCCCTGCTCGAGTGCGAGGAAGGGACCGGCATCCGCTCGGTCCGCTTCGTTTCCGTCTAG
- a CDS encoding cache domain-containing protein gives MNKELIKRHEQALLRAMAGVENCQGTLSRLDRQWTRATLTGKINCSRIAQTLIDFIITTQDNFTVLQKNLVDTLVQENTQKVVLEIAAVAQVAIDILKRNLFERTADVGFLATDDDLVRFLLDEAGDGEAVARIEERLREYREKYTVYNEIIVLDADGLVRAHLDPRNDISRSDDPLLAETLAAPSYVETYRESDLVPGRGESLLYSQAIKDPRTGAPLGVLVLVFDFDGEMAGIFDNLKRSSEDIVILILDEAGRAIASSDPGKAPRGRIYALNLRDDFAMTQLRGEAYLTKTLATKGYQGFFGLPWHGQVLKRVATAFRNGTNGHGLDEATIRRNAIFSGRLIKVEEASENVLSDLELVVQNGEIMAAKKTVQADTSEKVEAQALPHVLNEVKKIGDQVQQVFQTSTGGLLKLVTSSRLHDVRFLAALAIDIMDRNLYERANDCRWWALTSDFRRMLEASPVPDADRARMREILAYINSLYTVYTNLFVYDRDGRILACSNPDEYRQEGRRLANHFVAETLRLTDSQLYRVSDFEASDLYEERGQARHTYIYNAAITSLLRPDTVLGGIGIVFDAEPQFLSMLHDALPRDGAGRILEGSEGLFVEPNGKVIASTNPEHAPGDTVDLAGIFCQLACGESTSHLVADDDKLYAVGCAHSLGYREYKRDGGYVNDLLSVVKVRI, from the coding sequence ATGAACAAGGAACTGATCAAAAGACACGAACAGGCCCTGCTGCGGGCCATGGCCGGCGTGGAGAACTGCCAGGGAACCCTGAGCCGCCTGGACCGCCAATGGACGCGGGCGACGCTGACCGGCAAGATCAATTGCAGCCGCATCGCCCAGACGCTCATTGATTTCATCATCACCACCCAGGACAATTTCACCGTCCTGCAAAAAAACCTCGTCGACACCCTCGTCCAGGAAAACACCCAGAAGGTGGTCCTGGAAATCGCGGCCGTGGCCCAAGTGGCCATCGACATCCTCAAGCGCAACCTCTTCGAGCGCACCGCCGACGTGGGGTTTCTGGCCACGGACGACGACCTCGTCCGCTTCCTGCTCGACGAGGCCGGCGACGGCGAGGCCGTGGCCCGCATCGAGGAGCGGCTGCGCGAATACCGGGAAAAATACACCGTCTACAACGAGATCATCGTCCTCGACGCCGACGGCCTGGTGCGGGCCCATCTGGACCCGCGAAACGACATTTCCCGCAGTGACGACCCCCTGCTCGCCGAGACCCTGGCCGCGCCCTCCTATGTCGAGACCTACCGGGAAAGCGACCTGGTTCCCGGCCGGGGCGAGTCCCTGCTCTATTCCCAGGCCATCAAGGATCCGCGCACCGGGGCGCCGCTCGGCGTGCTCGTCCTGGTTTTCGATTTCGACGGCGAGATGGCGGGCATCTTCGACAACCTCAAGCGCTCCTCCGAGGACATCGTCATCCTCATCCTCGACGAAGCCGGCCGGGCCATCGCCAGCAGCGACCCGGGAAAAGCCCCGCGCGGACGCATCTACGCCCTCAACCTGCGCGACGACTTCGCCATGACCCAGCTGCGCGGCGAGGCCTATCTGACCAAGACGCTGGCCACCAAGGGCTATCAGGGCTTTTTCGGCCTGCCCTGGCACGGCCAGGTCCTCAAGCGCGTGGCCACGGCCTTCCGAAACGGCACCAACGGCCATGGCCTGGACGAGGCGACCATCCGCAGGAACGCCATCTTCTCCGGGCGGCTGATCAAGGTCGAGGAGGCCTCGGAGAACGTGCTGTCCGACCTGGAACTGGTGGTGCAAAACGGCGAGATCATGGCGGCCAAAAAAACCGTCCAGGCCGACACCTCGGAGAAGGTCGAGGCGCAGGCCCTGCCCCACGTGCTCAACGAGGTCAAGAAGATCGGCGACCAGGTCCAGCAGGTCTTCCAGACCTCCACCGGCGGCCTGCTCAAGCTCGTGACCTCCTCGCGCCTGCACGACGTCCGGTTCCTGGCCGCCCTGGCCATCGACATCATGGACCGCAACCTCTACGAGCGGGCCAACGATTGCCGCTGGTGGGCGCTGACCTCGGATTTCCGGCGCATGCTCGAAGCCTCGCCCGTCCCCGACGCCGACCGGGCGCGCATGCGCGAGATACTCGCCTACATCAACAGCCTCTACACCGTGTACACCAACCTCTTCGTCTACGACCGCGACGGCCGCATCCTGGCCTGCTCCAACCCCGACGAATACCGTCAGGAAGGCCGGCGGCTGGCCAACCACTTCGTGGCCGAGACCCTGCGCCTGACCGATTCCCAGCTCTACCGCGTCTCGGACTTCGAGGCCTCGGACCTCTACGAGGAACGCGGCCAGGCCCGCCACACCTACATCTACAACGCCGCCATCACGTCGCTTCTCCGGCCGGACACGGTCCTTGGCGGCATCGGCATCGTGTTCGACGCCGAGCCCCAGTTCCTGTCCATGCTGCACGACGCCCTGCCCCGCGACGGCGCGGGCCGCATCCTGGAGGGCTCGGAAGGCCTGTTCGTGGAGCCAAACGGCAAGGTCATCGCCTCCACCAACCCCGAGCACGCCCCCGGCGACACGGTGGACCTGGCCGGCATCTTCTGCCAGTTGGCCTGCGGGGAATCCACCTCCCACCTGGTGGCCGACGACGACAAGCTCTACGCCGTGGGCTGCGCCCACAGCCTGGGCTACCGCGAGTACAAGCGCGACGGCGGCTACGTCAACGACCTGCTTTCGGTCGTCAAGGTGCGCATCTAA
- a CDS encoding SurA N-terminal domain-containing protein, translated as MLDPMRKYAQSWGIKIVFGLIIIVFVFWGVGNFNGDKATMLATIDGQPVLIKDYEKAYQESLRLVKSRNPDVTDKDLQDGGFRWQVFNNLATTRILETQARKLGVSVSPDELRAEIAKIPAFQNESKQFDAKRYENLLKSNGVSPGEFEDDLRQQLLLEKLAGYVSLPATVTEAEARSIFDFMREQAVIRYIPFKAEDLAKGFSPTAEQIKAYYEARKDQFATPAQLKIDFVEFTPKAMSKPAEVSDADIEAAYAANQKKYAKPEQVRVRHFLIMLPADAPQDAVAAAEAKLKDLAAKLKAGVDFASLLPKNPNNPEGLIGEDWAWLPKGSLPKEFGAFEDKAFALKKDEISEPVRTSLGLHLIQAGEHQPAGEKALAEVTDDIRAELAEQKAADRLTKALDAVLEKVASGEDLAKAAAAENLEVKASAFFDQQTPPADLALSEQALASLFKMKKGEVSDTPLSTQDGFVLARVADVKPAGFAPLEEVTDVIKDRLVAEEGQKRARAKAEETAKAMETPEGQQKVLADSKDKIATSEPFTRQGFIPGLGMAPVLVQTAFEAKAPGWFKAAYAVSDGFVLAALDKRLPAEAALWDKEKDRWMQTLAQTKRTELFNAYLKTVQETAKVEIINDQILGPRPTPGGAPAQSGK; from the coding sequence ATGCTCGATCCCATGCGGAAATACGCCCAATCCTGGGGCATCAAAATCGTCTTCGGCCTGATCATCATTGTCTTCGTCTTCTGGGGCGTGGGCAATTTCAACGGCGACAAGGCGACGATGCTGGCCACCATCGACGGCCAGCCGGTCCTGATCAAGGACTACGAGAAGGCCTATCAGGAAAGCCTGCGCCTGGTGAAAAGCCGCAACCCCGACGTCACGGACAAGGACCTCCAGGACGGCGGCTTCCGCTGGCAGGTCTTCAACAACCTGGCCACCACCCGTATCCTGGAGACCCAGGCCAGAAAGCTCGGCGTGTCCGTCTCCCCGGACGAGCTGCGGGCCGAGATCGCCAAGATTCCGGCCTTCCAGAACGAGTCCAAGCAGTTCGACGCCAAGCGCTACGAGAACCTGCTCAAATCCAACGGCGTGTCCCCGGGCGAATTCGAGGACGACCTGCGCCAGCAACTGCTGCTGGAAAAGCTGGCCGGCTACGTGAGCCTGCCGGCCACGGTCACCGAGGCCGAGGCCCGCTCCATCTTCGACTTCATGCGCGAGCAAGCCGTCATCCGCTACATCCCCTTCAAGGCCGAGGACCTGGCCAAGGGGTTTTCGCCCACGGCCGAGCAGATCAAGGCCTATTACGAGGCCCGCAAGGACCAGTTCGCCACGCCGGCGCAACTCAAGATCGACTTCGTGGAGTTCACGCCCAAGGCCATGTCCAAGCCGGCCGAGGTGAGCGACGCGGACATCGAGGCGGCCTACGCCGCCAACCAGAAGAAATACGCCAAGCCCGAGCAGGTGCGGGTGCGCCACTTCCTCATCATGCTGCCGGCCGACGCGCCCCAGGACGCCGTGGCCGCGGCCGAGGCCAAGCTCAAGGACCTGGCGGCCAAGCTCAAGGCCGGGGTCGACTTCGCCAGCCTGCTGCCCAAAAATCCCAACAACCCCGAAGGGCTCATCGGCGAGGACTGGGCCTGGCTGCCCAAGGGCAGCCTGCCCAAGGAATTCGGCGCCTTCGAGGACAAGGCCTTTGCGCTCAAAAAGGACGAGATCAGCGAACCCGTGCGCACGTCGCTGGGGCTGCACCTCATCCAGGCCGGCGAACACCAGCCGGCCGGCGAGAAGGCCCTGGCCGAGGTGACCGACGACATCCGGGCCGAACTGGCCGAGCAGAAGGCCGCCGACCGGCTGACCAAGGCCCTGGACGCCGTCCTGGAAAAGGTCGCCTCGGGCGAGGACCTGGCCAAGGCCGCCGCGGCCGAGAACCTGGAGGTCAAGGCTTCGGCCTTTTTCGACCAGCAGACCCCGCCGGCCGATCTGGCCCTGTCCGAACAGGCCCTGGCCTCGCTGTTCAAAATGAAAAAGGGCGAGGTGTCCGATACCCCCCTGTCCACCCAGGACGGCTTCGTGCTGGCCCGGGTGGCCGACGTCAAGCCGGCCGGCTTCGCCCCCCTGGAAGAGGTTACGGACGTCATCAAGGACCGCCTCGTCGCCGAGGAAGGCCAGAAGCGGGCCCGGGCCAAGGCCGAGGAAACAGCCAAGGCCATGGAGACGCCCGAAGGCCAGCAGAAGGTCCTGGCCGACTCCAAGGACAAGATCGCCACCTCCGAGCCGTTCACCCGCCAGGGCTTCATCCCGGGCCTGGGCATGGCCCCGGTGCTGGTCCAGACGGCCTTCGAGGCCAAGGCCCCGGGCTGGTTCAAGGCGGCCTACGCCGTGTCCGACGGCTTCGTGCTGGCCGCCCTGGACAAGCGCCTGCCGGCCGAGGCGGCCCTGTGGGACAAGGAAAAGGACCGCTGGATGCAGACCCTGGCCCAGACCAAGCGCACGGAACTGTTCAACGCCTATTTGAAGACCGTGCAGGAGACGGCCAAGGTCGAGATCATAAACGACCAGATCCTCGGGCCCCGGCCCACGCCCGGCGGTGCCCCGGCCCAGTCCGGCAAGTAG